GATCAGCTATCTCATCAGATTCATTTACCTTCTCTAAAGGAATCTTATTAGAAGGAACAACCAAATCAACCTTTTCAGAATTAGCATCAACCGGAGTTAGCAAAAACTCATCGCTACAAACATCAGCAAGCTTATCAACTTCATCTTGCATCAATTGATCTAACATGGTTGGTTTAGAAGTATCAACTTCAGATGCATCCTTATTGACATTCtgtaaaatcacaaaaatattattatcatcatattatcatcatattattatatcaaataaaacaGTCATAATAAACATTATCAGAAATTTATATAACATGATTATACCTTAGTACAAGAATCTTTTAATCCCACTTCAATTCCTCTACCAACTAAATCAAAGCCGGATTGATCACCAACTTCATCAAAATAACAATCTTGTTCCACAAACAATTCAAATCCAGGCTGTTTTCCATAAACCTTACTCACACCTCTACTACACGTAGGAATAGACACAACATCACCAGAAACAGGTGTGACTCCATCATTAACCTCAGAATCAATCTGTACACAgacataatttatcaaaaatattgaaCAAATAACAGTATCacctaaaatataataatattatcatcatattatcaacacattatattatcatacatTTATCATCTAAAATACTCttgtattataatatattatcatattatcatcacattatatGTCCATAGAAAAAATTACCTTCGCACTCTCTAATGCAGAAACGTGCTCTTCATTCAATTTATCATCAACAGCAGGTTTGATCTGATCATTACCCTCAGCATCAATCTATAAAACAGACAATTTATTGCAATGTGAAACAAACAGCAGCATCATAATAATAACAACAACACTAAAACGAATATTAAAAACacaagattaaaataaaaaatttacaattctGCTCTCTAGTACAGCAACGTGCTCAGCGTTGGCTTGATCATCAGCAACAGGTTGCATATGATAATTAACATCAGCATCAATCTGTAAACAGACACATAATAGCAAAAAGATCAAGCTAACAAACATTATCATCATAATATCATGAAAAAACGATACACTTATcatatatttaacataaactaaactaacaaaaaataaaaaaataaatataccttTGCAATCTCAAAATCAGAAACATGCTCAGCATTGGATTTAACAATAGTCTGTAATCAGagacaaaacaataaaaaaattaatcaaacaaacattattatcatattatcatggtattatcataatcatattatcataaacttattaaCACTATAAGACATTATCATTATATGATCATgatattatcatgttattatcatgatattatcatgATAATATAATGCAATCTCAAAATCAGAAACATGCTCAGCATTGGATTTAACAATAGTCTGTAATcagaaacaaaacaataaaaatattaatcaaacaaacattattatcatattatcatggtattatcataatcatattatcataaacttattaaCACTGTAAGACATTATCATTATAtgatcataatattatcatgttattatcagatattatcatgttattatcatgttattataatgataatatactgataaaataatgaaaaaaacataaaatttaccTTTCCGCTCTCTGAATAATAAACTTTCTGCACATTCTCACTTTCATGTTCGATGTATTCATCAGAAGAAGTATCATTGTTACTCTCATCACCATAATCTTTCTCATTTCTACTAGAATACTCAGCAGAATCATCATTTTCAAACTTGTCCTCAGCAGACTTCTCATTTTACTCTCTTCCTCAGCCATTTTAGTCACATCTTCAGCAggtttatcatttttaaccTCTTCCTCAGCCAATGTAGTCACATCCTCAGCCAATATAGTCACATCCTCAGCAGACTAAGCATCTTCCCTCTCATCATCGACAGATTTAGTATTTCTAATCTTTTCTTCAGCATAATTGCAACTTTCAGTCTCTTCATCGGAAGAATTGTCTTCTTCATGACCATCAGAAGAGTGAACCTCACTATCAACATTATCAGACTAcacataaaatgaaaaaacttgttaaagttatatttaaatgaaaacataatattatcatacatttatcatttaaaaaaacgCATAAGCACGTACCTTTACAGATTTATCATTGAAAATATCAGCTAATTGATTAGTTTCAAAACTCTCTATGCAATCATAAATCTGTTTTCTGACACCTAACTCCATATCAGAATACTCAATACCACTATCAAAGACCAAATCTTTCAATTCATTAACAAACTTCATGGAAGCAGACTTCGCCACTTCCAAAATATTATCACCCTCAGTATTAACAGCAGCAGCTTCCTCTTCTTTAAAGACAGAATCTTGATCATTCAGTCCAGACACAATATTTTCACTTAATTCATAAACAGTGGCTTTAATGTTTGAACTTGATATAACCTacaatatacaataaaaaaatcactaacTAACAGTacacaaaattaatcaaaattataataaaacaagATATTTATACCTTTTCATTTGGATCATCAAAAACTTTGAAATCAAAGTTTTGAATCTTTCTCATATCCTTCGGACTCCAACGCATAAACCGAGGATACGCAGCAGCATTATTCAACGAACACAAAAAAGCAGGCACAGTAGTCAGAGTTTCATAGAACCAAAATTGAATGGCATAGGGAAAGCCATACAATCGATAAAATGTAGCTTGTTTTGATGCCTGCAGAAAGGTCCAAAGCTTGTTCTTGGTAGACTGAACAAATAAATCAAAAGAATATTTTCCCCATGGAAAATCATCAAAATCAGGGCAGTCCAGTAGATGAATAAATCGGCTGTCGATCAATGTATTATCAAGGCTACCCAACATAAAACACTGAACAAAATACAGCTTCGCGAACTTTACAGCATCATCATCATTCTCCCACACCGCATCTTTAAATTTCGATTCAATAACAGAACGACTAATCTTAATatcatcattaaaaaaattatcaaaaaaagttCCACCAGTGGAATAGTCAGAAAACCTAGACTCGTCCCCACCGCACACAAGACCGCTCACCAATCCAAACTCATACAAACTGAAACGCAAGTTTTGCCCACCATAGTAAAACCACAGCTCATCAATATTTGGATGATGGACTTCCCTTAGCAGTATGGAATGTATAAGCCTAAGACTCAATACATCCTTTCCAATATACAAATACAAACCAAACCTACTGCTCTTAAATGTAGACAGCTGATCAGAACTAAGCTTCGATTTAATATTTGTTATCACATCAAAAGAACAAGCCTTGCCAACTTTTCCAACAAACTGGAGATTCAGAGCAATTAAAAGAGCAAAGTTCtgcaataaacaaataatacatTCACAGGTCAGTTACATTATCATAGTATAATCATAACAATACAGGTCTATAATGATCACATTATCATACATTTATCATAGTATATAGTacgatatttatattattatacagtTATCATAcagttattatataaaaaatattatcattataatatatatatatatatatatatatatatatatattatatatatatattatcatagAGGTATCATTTAAAAACTTAACATATAAAtactacaaaataaattaaaattatcaacgatatcatcatattatcatactaatGATAATATCATAAGCAGTAGAAACAAAGTATAAATAGAAACTTTATCAAAAATTCCAAATGTATCATATTATATttacattatcataaaattataattagattatcatttttataaatcaaaaaactATACCAGAAAACAcatattatcataacagtatcatcaACTTATATAACAAAATGAAAAACTGTACTTAGAGTAAAACATGTAtaatcatatcattatcatacaAAATGATATTAACATAACAAATCTGATtatcaatcaaaaatcaaaaaaacgtattatttttacattatcatacaattatcataaaaattatgttattaaataaaaaaataaaaacaaaaaatagataGTAATATTACTACAATCGactaacaaaacaaaatattataatatcatcatattatcaactAATATAAACAACATTATCATAAAAGTATCACAACTTAAATACAATTTTATACCTGAATAGAATCATTTTTATTCAGATTATCACTTACAAGCCTTCTCATCTTAATGTCTCTTTTAACCACAACAGGTTCTGCTTTCCTTTTACCACATACAGATTTTTAACTGCTCTCCTCTTCATTCTTGATTTTTTCTCAGTCTTACAAACAGGAACTTCATCTGCATGTAACATTTTGATTCTTAAACTTTTTCGAACTGGAGAATTAGCGACATTCTCCACTTCATTATCAACAGTGACAGGCCTTTTCATTTGTCTAATGATTTGACTTACTGTTTTATTCAAATCGGGATCACTCATGATGTCAGATTAACtgaaaataaaacacaaatcaGTTATAATCAACACAATACAAAGAGAAAATCAACAAATATGAACAAACAattcagaaatttaaataaaaaataaaaaaaaatgcctaaaaaacctaaaaaacgATTACAgacaaattaattgaaaaatgtaAACATTACTCACCAAACGCACTGATAAGATTCAGAAAACACTGATATATCAATGAGAACCAGAAACGAAGAATCAAAATCgatgaagaaaagaagaaaatggaAGACGAAGAAACGGTAATAAAGCGAGAACAGGAAAGAGAATGAAAGAAAAGAGAGGGAAGAGTGATAACTGCTCACGGAGTAAAAACGTAAATATTTGAAAACTGGGAGTATAAACATAAATGGGTTGggtcattaaaataaaaaaaccgcCCATGTAGGTAAAGATAGATATGTCCATAAAATAGAGAGTAATTTCAGTATCTTTTAATCACTGAGGTATAATctgtaaatatttataaaaagagaGTATGTTTCCTAATTTTCTTACCTAAAATGAgaaataatatgataaaatacctcaacacggaaaagatattgaaattacctcaaaaatatattactttTGACTTTTTACTCTCCGCATCTTTTTATTTAGGAATTTACTCTTCGTATATAATGATTACCTTTCTCCCAGCTGACTAATTCACTCACAACAACGAgacttctttttctctctcttcaaaTTTCACTCTCTGAAAGCTCGTCTTCAAGCTCTCGATTTCAAGTTCGCGATTTCAAGTTCGCGATTTCGAGCTCTCGATTTCAAGCTCTCGATTTCAAGCTCTCGATTTCAAGTTCGCGATCTCAAggtaattttcaaaaaataaataagctgTTATCATTATAATATACGTATTAAGATTATTATGATAATGTATTGATACTTTGGTGATAACTGGCTGAGAATTAAAGTTAGATGTTATCATGGAAGTATATGTAATAAAACTTGTATCTAAATGtatttatgataatatgatgataatttACTCATACCTTGATGATAACTGCCTGAGAATTAAAGTTAGATGTTATCatgtaattatatgtaataatacttCTATCTGAATGTATTTGTGATAACATGATGATAATGTGCTCAAAAGCTCCTATCTGAATGTATTTttcataatatgatgataatgtgCTGATACCTTGATGATAACTGTTGTATAATTACACTGAGCTGTTATCATGGAAGTATATGTGAAAACATGATGTTCGAATAGATATTGTTTGTGTTCGAAAGTTCCGCAATGGGCGAAAGCCTGACGGAGCAATGCCGCGTATGTGTGTACAAATATTCCTTGAATGTTCTCAAAGCTTCTATCTGAATTTATCTATGATAACACGATTATAATGTGGTGATAACTGCATGAGAATTAGAGTGAGATATGATgacaatatgataatattatgataaaattgataaCATTGGTGATAACTGCTGATTCTAAATGATGATAATGTGCTCAAAAGCTCCTATCTGAATGTATTTttcataatatgatgataatgtgCTGATACCTTGATGATAACTGCTGTATAATTACACTGAGCTGTTATCATGGAAGTATATGTGAAAACATGATGATAATGTTCTCAAAGCTTCTATCTGAATTTATCTATGATAACACGATTATAATGTGGTGATAACTGCATGAGAATTAGAGTGAGATATGATgacaatatgataatattatgataaaattgataaCATTGGTGATAACTGCTGATTCTAAATGTTTTATTAGTATGATGATTTAGTAGTATGATggtaatatgatgataatgtgCTAATACATTGGTGATAACTGCTACAATTAGCTGTTATCATGGAAGTATATGTAATATAACTTGTATCTTAAGTTATTTGTGATGATATAATAATCTGATGATACCTTGGTGATAACTGCTTTAGACTCAGCTTATCATATTCGtatcatatatttatcataaaagaatatgtgttaaaatattatgatgataatatgatgataatctGCTGGTAGAATACATTGGTGATAACTGCTTTAGCTTGATGATAAAAGAGTATGATTATCATATTCTTATCATACATTGGTGATAACTGCTACAATGAGCTGTTATCATGGAAGTATATGTAATATAACTTGTATCTTAAGTTATTTGTGATGATATAATAATCTAATGATACCTTGGTGATAACTGCTTTAGACTCAGcttatcatatatttatcataaagaatatgtgttaaaatattatgatgataatatgatgataatctGCTGATAGAATACATTGGTGATAACTTCTTTAGCTTGATGATAAAAGAGTATGATTATCATATTCTTATCATACATTGGTAATAACTGCTACAATGAGCTGTTATCATGGAAGTATATGTAATATAACTTGTATCTTAAGTTATTTGTGATGATATAATAATCTAATGATACCTTGGTGATAACTGCTTTAGACTCAGCTTATCATATtcttatcatatatttatcataaagaatatgtgttaaaatattatgatgataatatgatgataatctGCTGATAGAATACCTTGGTGATAACTGTTTTAGCTTGATGATAAAAAAGTATGATTATCATATtcttatcatatatttatcataagctaatcatattttttataacatGCAGAAAATGGAAAATATTCAAGTCTTAATGCAACATAATGGACAATAGAATGAGGAAGGAAGGTTTATTGACTTCCAAATAACAGGACTTTTATTGGAAATGGACTGCACATTCAAAGATTTTTATGAAATAGTATATCAACGTTTGCTTCTACGAGATAGTGCAGTACAGTTAGATATAAAATTTCTGATACGTGACAATTATCCTCCAATGAAAATTGAAGACGAAGGAAGTCTCAGATTCTATTTAGAGTtaaagaagaatgaaaataatTTCACAAAATATCCAATTTGTgttgttattaataaaatagaatcTAGGCAGTTAATggagtcatcatcatcatcagctGCAAACAAAGAAAACAGTTCAAGTTTTGTTTATGAAGACAATACATCACTGCTCTATGATCAGTCATATGGATCAAAAGAAATATCTAACACAAATATGAATATGATTGAATATGCAAACCTCCTATGCGACCTTCAAGAAAATCTTCCTGAACATGATTTTGAAGAAGATATTGCTCCAAACATACAAGTAAATCAGAAAATAGAAGAAGGATGGATATTCATAGACAAAGAGACACTAATAACAGATATGAGTCTGTATGGATTAGCAGACCATTTTCAATACAatgtaatattatattatatccttttattttaatcttttttttaaatacaataatCTGTTTATCTTTTCTATTATCATATCACTAATTATCATACACATATCATAAATGATACAGGTTGTAAAATCCTGCACAAGACAGTACCGGTTAAAATGCATCGATGATTATTGTGAATGGAAATTTTATGCATCAAGAATTGGACATACCAAAATGTTTCAGGTGCGAACATTCAGTAATAGTCATACATGTTCATTGGAGGTTAGAATGGGGAAAAACAAATATGTCAGCTCAAGAACAATAGCAAAAATCATAAAACCAAATTTGTTGGATGTCAAGACAATTTATACACCTAATGACATAATCAGAGATATGAGAAATGATTATCGCATTAAGTTGGATTACTGGAAGGCATGGAAATGTAGAGAAATAGCAATGGAGCTTCTAAGAGGAAAACCAGAAAATTCATTTGCTCAACTACCAAGATACTTTTACATGATACAACAAACAAATCCAGGTTCAATTGTAATGTTGAAAAAAGATGAGAATAATTCATTTCTCTATGCTTTCATGTCACTGAAGGCATCAATAAGTGGATGGAATCACTGTATTCCTATTATGATTGTGGATGGAACCTTTTTGAAAGGACCATATGGAGGTACTCTTTTTTCAGCTTCAACGCATGACGCAGCTGGTAAGCAAATAATACTTATAATCAAATTATTCATGACtttatcattacattatcataattgTTTCATCCTATAATCTTCTGATGATAATAGAGTTAGATAggattatcataatattatcacagtatatTTACATTATCACACAATTATCATCTGCTTATCATAgcattatcattatcataatattatcatatcattattgatggagtctgccttctgaaccggtgagtaagacctgcaaaacaaggtagaagctaaccgggcggtggttgtccgattaactctccgatgctaaagtcagtttagagcgttgagcagcgttttgtgtatatgaatgtaattgtgattctaggcatacctcgtgctccttttatagtagtcgaatatacctagtagagtcgtattaggcaggtgaatcctactttgtagggattcggcgatatcgtagggattctcctgattagtcgtgatctaccttaatctgataagagtcctatttaggaacgtcttccaaAATattcttatcttcctaaagtagagcttatccttccatatatagcgtttgtgtccgaataggacaatacttccattcttagtcgattagccgaatcccggacctgacgcgctttgggcggatcatgtgggattcggtctttattagcatatcaccgaatcttaagggatTTGGCGtatccttcatatcttcggatctttaggggaagtccggtatcacctgagagtggatctcctgtgactcggctccattatttTTACTAtgggattcggtatccatcattagcccccccgcaagtgagctgaagtagtttggcatttatgccttagtggattttagctcttttggagctgagtccccttatacgggcgagtcgctttgtattccgggcgagtcgtttcatatgtctGTGGgcgacgtttcttctttagtaagattccgCGTTTGCCACGCGTCGTCTATCAGTAGAGGGTTGTGACTggatgaaggacaagtgtcttcgtgcgctattagttggtccttatttgtaattatgggatctcgtcttttcagtttcttcggtttaggctatataattgctcattttccttcttcttccaTCTTTGCTCTTTCTGCAACTGCTAAAACAaatttcttcaagctttctgtgggtttccttcttctgctttcaagattcctcgttttcaagttgctccttatctttctttcGATCCTGCGTActtgcttgcgaggtattttaccttttcgcTAATTTGATTTCTTGGTAGTTCTTtgcagttttgattttgttcttcttgttcttcttgttcttcgtctttttctctcttttgatcttttataattttaatttcactATCATTCCGTGTTTTCcccccattttaaaatttttaaaatgtcagaagtaaccgagggggcgaagggtgctcgtgacgagctagaatatacccggagctccttgtcaagagaaCAGATACTTGGCTATGCCGAGGAATTTAGTTTTCCTGGGTCATATGTTATTCTAAGGCCTGGAAAACTGTATCGGGCGAATTATAGCACTGATTCGTCttccaagatagtaatttttcatgagAAGCTTTTAGCGGGTCCTAGGTTTCCCTTAGAATCTTTaatcgtagaggtctgtcataatttaggtaTTCCTTTGGGTCAACTTCATCCGAACGCcattcgccttctttgttcatttatggaatcgtgtagggttcggatgcaggagccttcgcttgctctttttaattatttttatgttttctcccgccgaaagggagaggaatttatttttgctggtggtcgaccgaatcggtctctttttagtcttccgtCTTCTTTGAAAggttggacccctaagtttttcttggttcaacattcctctttttcttcttttccgcggagttttacttctaaTAAGGTTTCGCTTTCTGATGTACCTGATCTGACTGATGGGGAAAGGGACTTCGCCGTGTCCTTGTTGTCTGATTGTCGCTTTGAtaagcccaagtacagcgttcttttagaacgatatttaagtcgccgtgaaatacttttggcgggtcttcccttagaaggtatttttctaacttttgctgttatgtttttgttttgtaggatgtcgacttctcttgaacatttgcttgataattttcatgtcgatatgactgtagatatgggcgaggtcacTAGCGGCGTTCCTAATCCTTCTACGATTGCCGTGCCGAATCCGTCGCCTGATTCGGTGGGTCTTGATCCTGCTTCTGGCGATCAGGTTCCTGCTGCGACTCCTGAGTCGCCTCTGCATCCTTCGAAGGATTCAGTTCCTTCTCTGAAGGAGTTGCCTACCGCCGGCAAGAAACTTCCTGCTGAGGACCAAGCTGGAGCTTCTtccaagcgtcccaagaagaagaaatcttctggggtgtctgTCGATgaggcacctcggtttgcaTCTTGGACGGACGCACAAAATCCGCCTCGACTTTCAAACGTCGCTATttttcatgcttgcatggagaatattatgataaaagaggatatcgagtccattgatcgcgaacatggcgatagtttggctgagttcgcctgtcttggcggtttttcgttatgtttttcttcttttattttatattatgatttgcttctatatttttcttatttgttgctttatttcgcaggtggtccagtccatcgctgttttggagcgccgccgaagggatgcaGTGGATCAACTGAAGAAGCTTCAGAAGGATTCTGAATCCTGGCTCTCCGAAAAacaaaagatggaggaggaagctggcgaggcgactggtctgatccaacagctgaggTCCTCCGTATCTGCCAAGACTCGAGAGATTTCCGccttagaggctcgggttcgaactttATCCGATGAAGTCGAGTCTCTAAAGTCTTCTTCAGATGCTCTCTCTAAGGaaagggatgatctgaagaaagaagaggggcgtctccgccggcgcttgggtgactctgggagcttttattcccaagtcatgactcaataccggttggcgatcggggcaaagctgcgggagcagaatcctggcgtcgatctttctggagtcaatcagttggatcctgcttctttggcgaaggaggtgaaggcgaagcttgataagcagaagcaagatgCTTTGAAGAaagcttaatttttattttcttctttttgtattttttgctttttgtatttttgctttttgtatttttgcttttgtattggatcgtaggcggatcctttgtaattttcctttgtgaatataatgatcttttgaccattgcttttctttagttgtagagttaatcgaaactcgtttgttattttgagaagttaatctaaacttctgctggtgtgatttatttgtaggtctgaatggatccttttatttatttgactcagACGAGtctaaattgtttttaactaagattcgaacgattcttgttaaattgtatatattaggtctcgagcgagcctataaAATTTACATCTTATCGCCAAATCgcccttttatttcaaaaatggaaataagtacatgccatgaattaatctattgataatactttctcaggtgctctacattccaatatctgggtatcatggacccagttattgtctttagtttatatgcgcccttgccagtagcttcttctacaatgtaggggccttcccaattagcttgcattttctttactcctgcgtttcctctgccaacttccgcgtttcgtaagaccagatcgcctTTTTGAAATTCTCTTGAATTCATTCTCTTGTTATGGTATCTTgcagcttgcttcttgtatgtgGCGGCTCGGACCGCCGCTTCATCCCTCCtttcctctagtaggtctagacacagccttgttctagcctcgttagtttcttcttctagatagttcACCCTGATACTGGGTATGCCAATTTCTACCGGAATCACCGCTTCAGTACTGTAGGCGAGTCTGAAGggtgtttcgccagttccttttctaggagttgttctgtatgcccacagaacgctgtataattcttctgcccagttctccttatactgagaaagcctcttttttattccttgtgctatggttcggttggtgacttccgtcattccgtttgtttgagggtgcgccaccgaagtaaatttcaaattgatcatcagtcctttgcaaaatgccttgaaccgcttgtaattgaattgttttctgttgtctgctattacagtgtggggtatgccaaatcggcatattacttcgttcttgaagaattcctctactctggctgcagtgatggttgcgactggcgctacctctacccattttgtgaagtgctctattgcgacgattaggaatttcaattgatgttttcccgtttcaaACCGTCCAACTATATCAATCCCCCATGTGGCGAACGGCCAAGGGCtctccattgatccttgaggtacTTCTGGTACACGACTGATattgtcgtgtctttggcatttatcacatttcttgactaatgtTTTCGCatcttctttgatggtcggctagtagtatccttggagtattgtttttcttgctatggtgacTGCTCCTTCGTGTGCTCCGCATATTTCTTCGTGGATTTCttttaagatggattctcctgtctgGGGCGAGATgcacctagaccatggatgagtcaaggaggttcggtaaagaactccgTTGTGAAATGAGTAGTTGGtagattttctgatggtgcggATGGCTTCGATTTTGTCTGTTGGTAATTCGCCGtggtctagatatttgatcaatggggtcatccaggag
This region of Mercurialis annua linkage group LG1-X, ddMerAnnu1.2, whole genome shotgun sequence genomic DNA includes:
- the LOC126668359 gene encoding uncharacterized protein LOC126668359, producing MKRPVTVDNEVENVANSPVRKSLRIKMLHADEVPVCKTEKKSRMKRRAVKNLDIKMRRLVSDNLNKNDSIQNFALLIALNLQFVGKVGKACSFDVITNIKSKLSSDQLSTFKSSRFGLYLYIGKDVLSLRLIHSILLREVHHPNIDELWFYYGGQNLRFSLYEFGLVSGLVCGGDESRFSDYSTGGTFFDNFFNDDIKISRSVIESKFKDAVWENDDDAVKFAKLYFVQCFMLGSLDNTLIDSRFIHLLDCPDFDDFPWGKYSFDLFVQSTKNKLWTFLQASKQATFYRLYGFPYAIQFWFYETLTTVPAFLCSLNNAAAYPRFMRWSPKDMRKIQNFDFKVFDDPNEKVISSSNIKATVYELSENIVSGLNDQDSVFKEEEAAAVNTEGDNILEVAKSASMKFVNELKDLVFDSGIEYSDMELGVRKQIYDCIESFETNQLADIFNDKSVKSDNVDSEVHSSDGHEEDNSSDEETESCNYAEEKIRNTKSVDDEREDAYRNEKDYGDESNNDTSSDEYIEHESENVQKVYYSESGKTIVKSNAEHVSDFEIAKIDADVNYHMQPVADDQANAEHVAVLESRIIDAEGNDQIKPAVDDKLNEEHVSALESAKIDSEVNDGVTPVSGDVVSIPTCSRGVSKVYGKQPGFELFVEQDCYFDEVGDQSGFDLVGRGIEVGLKDSCTKNVNKDASEVDTSKPTMLDQLMQDEVDKLADVCSDEFLLTPVDANSEKVDLVVPSNKIPLEKVNESDEIADLAAAESDVSNIVASLSVYIPTEEKLNESAVLAVKPVSPKIADKNDDTVPVAKSRPKLVFKRKAVQVDIPAEFALIERIRNLDSAEKVKSMGLTFTNHCPLLMESVHDMCNQFWLSEFNDWIETNTYRRKHPTNEIYYPREKILRPGFRLGGEEITIKDFFHILNTPGGYLESSHIDCLFTYLRKKCIFLNNSYSVCGNWFDQYVQNGYRLYLENQNVTDLPQFDAIYTFIVGEDGLYKRAWGDLKNLLYDEPLREAMTAYSTLLPLILNYVGFYDRTDINFNSVHYVGKKTTDPFAVAFMDDLPVQENSDCGVYATAFAEYLIEGKRIPKALRIKQICNRYAVNLFMYVRWKNKSGYVSD